Below is a genomic region from Verrucomicrobiota bacterium JB022.
TGAAGCAGCGCGCGCGCTACATCCGCGTCTCCCCGGCCGGCATGCGCGAGTCCGCCCCGCACGACGTGATCGAGGTCAAGACGACCAAGGAAGACTAACCTCGCCCACCCGATGGAGGCCATCATCTTCATCGGCCTGCAAGCCAGCGGTAAGAGCACCTTTTACCGCCGGCAGTTTTTCGATACGCATGTGCGCATCAGCATGGATCTGCTGAGTACGCGCCACCGTGAGCGATGCATCCTCGAAGCCTGCCTCGCGACCGAGACGCGGGTGGTGATCGACAACACCAACCCCACCCGCGAAGAGCGGGCGCGCTACATCGAGCTGCTGCGTGCCCGGCGTTACCGAATAATCGGCTATTACTTCTCCAGCCCGGTGGCGGAGTGCCTGGAGCGCAATCTG
It encodes:
- a CDS encoding AAA family ATPase, producing the protein MEAIIFIGLQASGKSTFYRRQFFDTHVRISMDLLSTRHRERCILEACLATETRVVIDNTNPTREERARYIELLRARRYRIIGYYFSSPVAECLERNLRREGKARIPNVGLLGTAKKLQKPSLDEGFDELCYVKLENGAFVVQPWQPDDL